The following are encoded in a window of Halorarum salinum genomic DNA:
- the argS gene encoding arginine--tRNA ligase, whose translation MFRQFRSAVEAALADALADLGHPTDDLGIEEPPGDVDATLASSVAFRLASEAGAPPPQVAGEVADALDVAGTEYLARVETTGPYLNFFTDDAYLADTLDAAHADDYGSLPSREESVVVEHTSANPTGPVHVGRARNPIVGDAVANALSYAGYDVERHYYVNDAGRQMAVFTWAFETFDESDLPEPDRDKPDYDLVRYYRKGNSYLEEADPEDVEDAETEIESIIRGLESGDEATYERVSEVVDTVLAGMQQTLARLPAGFDEFVKETRFIRDGSAAEAVERLKDSEHAEIDDGAWVLDLEEWGIDKEFVFLRSDGTSLYTTRDLAHHEWKFENFDRAVTVLGEDQRLHAKQLEAALEVLGNDTDRLTSMFYSWVNLPGGEGMSTREGTGVDLDDLLDEAIDRARAEVETRMDDRVRDDDLTEADVERIAEQVGVGAVRYDIVSKQPTKTITFEWDHALDFEAQSAPYVQYVHARCCGIVDEAAERGTSPAADVDAAALSTPEERALLASIARLPAVVEEAAEDLEPHRVATYTREFAETFNAFYRECPVLTAEEERTREARLALVAASRTTIANALDVLGVAAPESM comes from the coding sequence ATGTTCAGGCAGTTCCGGTCGGCCGTCGAGGCGGCGCTGGCGGACGCGCTCGCCGACCTCGGCCACCCGACCGACGACCTCGGCATCGAGGAGCCGCCGGGCGACGTGGACGCGACGCTCGCCTCCTCGGTGGCGTTCCGGCTCGCCAGCGAGGCCGGCGCCCCGCCGCCGCAGGTGGCCGGCGAGGTGGCCGACGCGCTCGACGTCGCGGGGACCGAGTACCTCGCGCGCGTCGAGACCACCGGGCCGTACCTCAACTTCTTCACGGACGACGCGTACCTCGCGGACACCCTCGACGCCGCGCACGCGGACGACTACGGGAGCCTCCCCTCGCGCGAGGAGTCGGTCGTCGTGGAGCACACCTCGGCGAACCCGACAGGGCCGGTCCACGTCGGCCGCGCCCGCAACCCCATCGTCGGCGACGCCGTCGCGAACGCGCTCTCGTACGCCGGCTACGACGTGGAGCGTCACTACTACGTCAACGACGCCGGACGGCAGATGGCGGTGTTCACCTGGGCGTTCGAGACGTTCGACGAGTCCGACCTCCCCGAACCGGACCGCGACAAGCCGGATTACGACCTCGTCCGCTACTACCGGAAGGGGAACAGCTACCTGGAGGAGGCCGACCCCGAGGACGTCGAGGACGCCGAGACGGAGATCGAGTCGATCATCCGGGGACTCGAGTCCGGCGACGAGGCGACCTACGAGCGCGTGAGCGAGGTCGTCGACACGGTGCTCGCGGGGATGCAGCAGACGCTCGCCCGACTCCCGGCCGGGTTCGACGAGTTCGTCAAGGAGACGCGGTTCATCCGCGACGGCAGCGCGGCCGAGGCCGTCGAGCGGCTGAAGGACAGCGAGCACGCCGAGATCGACGACGGCGCGTGGGTGCTCGACCTGGAGGAGTGGGGCATCGACAAGGAGTTCGTCTTCCTGCGCTCGGACGGTACCTCGCTGTACACGACCCGCGACCTCGCCCACCACGAGTGGAAGTTCGAAAACTTCGACCGCGCGGTGACGGTGCTCGGCGAGGACCAGCGCCTGCACGCGAAACAGCTCGAGGCCGCCCTCGAGGTGCTCGGCAACGACACCGACCGGCTCACGTCGATGTTCTACTCGTGGGTGAACCTCCCCGGCGGCGAGGGGATGAGCACCCGCGAGGGGACGGGCGTCGACCTCGACGACCTGCTCGACGAGGCGATCGACCGCGCCCGCGCGGAGGTCGAGACCCGGATGGACGACCGCGTCCGCGACGACGACCTGACGGAGGCGGACGTCGAGCGCATCGCCGAGCAGGTCGGCGTCGGCGCGGTCCGCTACGACATCGTCTCCAAACAGCCGACCAAGACGATCACGTTCGAGTGGGACCACGCGCTCGACTTCGAGGCCCAGTCGGCCCCCTACGTCCAGTACGTCCACGCGCGCTGCTGTGGCATCGTCGACGAGGCGGCCGAGCGGGGGACCTCCCCCGCGGCCGACGTGGACGCCGCCGCGCTCTCGACGCCCGAGGAGCGGGCGTTGCTGGCGTCGATCGCGCGGCTCCCCGCGGTCGTCGAGGAGGCCGCCGAGGACCTCGAACCCCACCGCGTGGCGACGTACACCCGGGAGTTCGCTGAGACGTTCAACGCGTTCTACCGGGAGTGTCCCGTGCTCACCGCCGAGGAGGAGCGGACCCGCGAGGCGCGCCTCGCGCTCGTCGCCGCCTCGCGGACGACGATCGCGAACGCGCTCGACGTGCTCGGCGTCGCCGCTCCGGAGTCGATGTAG
- the prf1 gene encoding peptide chain release factor aRF-1, with product MSSDAEDGNAPSEDRRKYEFRKILDQLDEYEGSGTQLVTIYIPEDRQISDVVAHVTQEHSEASNIKSKQTRTNVQDALTSIKDRLRYYDTFPPEKGMVIFSGAVDSGGGQTEMVTEVLESPPDPVESFRYHCDSNFLTGPLEDMMADKGLFGLIVLDRREANVGWLKGKRVEPVKSASSLVPGKQRKGGQSAQRFARLRLEAIDNFYQEVAGMANELFVPKRHELDGILVGGPSPTKDEFLDGDYLHHEIQDNVLGKFDVAYTDESGLYDVVDAAQEVLADQEILQDKREMEEFFEKLHTGEEATYGFDETRRNLVMGAVDRLLVSEDLHHDVVPFECPNGHEEYEVVERRHSTPEHTCSSCGEEAEPGEREDVVEHLMNIADQRGTETKFISTDFEKGEQLMDAFGGVAGILRYRTGV from the coding sequence ATGAGTAGCGACGCCGAGGACGGGAACGCGCCCTCCGAGGACCGCCGGAAGTACGAGTTCCGGAAGATCCTCGACCAGCTGGACGAGTACGAGGGCTCCGGGACCCAGCTCGTCACCATCTACATCCCCGAGGACAGGCAGATCTCCGACGTGGTCGCACACGTCACACAGGAGCACAGCGAGGCGTCCAACATCAAATCCAAGCAGACGCGGACGAACGTCCAGGACGCGCTCACCTCCATCAAGGACCGCCTCCGCTACTACGACACCTTCCCGCCGGAGAAGGGGATGGTCATCTTCTCGGGCGCGGTCGACTCCGGTGGCGGCCAGACCGAGATGGTGACCGAGGTGCTCGAGTCCCCGCCCGACCCCGTCGAGTCGTTCCGCTACCACTGCGACTCGAACTTCCTGACGGGGCCGCTGGAGGACATGATGGCCGACAAGGGGCTGTTCGGGCTCATCGTCCTCGACAGGCGCGAGGCGAACGTCGGCTGGCTGAAGGGCAAGCGCGTCGAGCCGGTGAAGTCGGCCTCCTCGCTCGTCCCCGGCAAGCAGCGGAAGGGCGGTCAGTCCGCCCAGCGGTTCGCCCGCCTGCGGCTGGAGGCCATCGACAACTTCTACCAGGAGGTCGCGGGGATGGCGAACGAACTGTTCGTCCCGAAGCGGCACGAACTCGACGGCATCCTGGTTGGCGGCCCGTCGCCGACGAAGGACGAGTTCCTCGACGGCGACTACCTCCACCACGAGATCCAGGACAACGTGCTCGGCAAGTTCGACGTGGCCTACACCGACGAGTCGGGCCTCTACGACGTCGTCGACGCCGCCCAGGAGGTGCTCGCCGACCAGGAGATCCTTCAGGACAAGCGGGAGATGGAGGAGTTCTTCGAGAAGCTCCACACCGGCGAGGAGGCCACCTACGGCTTCGACGAGACCCGGCGGAACCTCGTCATGGGCGCGGTCGACCGCCTGCTGGTCTCGGAGGACCTCCACCACGACGTCGTCCCGTTCGAGTGCCCCAACGGCCACGAGGAGTACGAGGTCGTCGAGCGGCGCCACTCGACGCCCGAGCACACCTGTTCCAGTTGCGGGGAGGAGGCCGAGCCCGGCGAGCGCGAGGACGTGGTCGAACACCTGATGAACATCGCCGACCAGCGCGGCACCGAGACGAAGTTCATCTCCACGGACTTCGAGAAGGGCGAACAGCTCATGGACGCGTTCGGCGGCGTCGCCGGCATCCTCCGGTACCGGACGGGCGTCTAA
- a CDS encoding MinD/ParA family ATP-binding protein yields MPTTYAVASAKGGVGKTTTAANLAATLAAAGFETVAVDGDIGTANLAPALGFEVPEGGATLHDVLAGEAEPVDATYRGPHGLAVVPGDESLSAFRSADPSRIREVIGSITNADYVVVDTGAGLTHESALPLSLADGVLLVSTPTRDALTDTGKTVELAERLGGTVAGLALTRVGPDDSLESALEAANVDPEAFDVPVTARVPEDPVVAEALAASEPLSEYAPGSDPAAAYRSLASSLTGEPIRPPLSYEVEEGEREPSTPDGERAGAVEDDGTEGGDPATAGDADDADSSGAESVEDGERPGADDEAGIDVAEGEAEADVAEGEAEADVTEGEAEADVAEDDDPSVSDEVPEADEGDVEDVVVEAEPADVESSVTDADGADEVDEADSTSDSRDADGANDADDVDDADDAKDAGDADDAVIIEDEGDDLEDGAAADARRAVLDEDERQAVDGAAGSDDPGEIEDDAIPFADGTERKAESGDGSDEGSEEDDGGKDGGFLSRLFR; encoded by the coding sequence ATGCCGACGACTTATGCCGTCGCGAGCGCGAAAGGGGGGGTCGGGAAGACGACCACCGCCGCGAACCTCGCGGCCACGCTCGCGGCAGCGGGCTTCGAGACGGTCGCCGTCGACGGCGACATCGGGACGGCGAACCTGGCTCCGGCCCTCGGGTTCGAGGTCCCCGAGGGCGGCGCCACGCTCCACGACGTGCTCGCGGGGGAGGCCGAACCGGTCGACGCGACGTACCGCGGGCCCCACGGGCTCGCCGTGGTGCCCGGCGACGAGTCGCTCTCGGCGTTCAGGTCGGCCGACCCCTCGCGGATCCGGGAGGTGATCGGCTCCATCACGAACGCGGACTACGTCGTCGTCGACACCGGCGCCGGCCTCACCCACGAGAGCGCGCTCCCACTCTCGCTCGCCGACGGCGTGCTCCTCGTCTCGACGCCGACCCGCGACGCGCTGACGGACACGGGCAAGACCGTCGAACTGGCCGAACGACTGGGCGGCACGGTGGCGGGGCTCGCGCTCACCCGCGTCGGTCCCGACGATTCGCTCGAGTCCGCGCTGGAGGCGGCGAACGTCGACCCGGAGGCGTTCGACGTGCCGGTGACCGCGCGGGTTCCGGAGGACCCGGTCGTCGCGGAGGCGCTCGCGGCGAGCGAACCGCTCTCGGAGTACGCGCCGGGCAGCGATCCGGCCGCGGCGTACCGCTCGCTCGCCTCCTCGCTCACCGGCGAGCCGATCCGCCCGCCCCTCTCCTACGAGGTCGAGGAGGGCGAACGGGAGCCGTCGACGCCCGACGGGGAACGCGCCGGCGCCGTCGAGGACGACGGGACCGAGGGCGGGGACCCGGCGACCGCAGGGGACGCCGACGACGCTGACTCCTCCGGCGCGGAGTCGGTCGAGGACGGGGAGCGACCCGGGGCTGACGACGAGGCGGGAATCGACGTCGCCGAGGGCGAAGCGGAAGCCGACGTCGCCGAGGGCGAAGCGGAAGCCGACGTCACTGAGGGCGAAGCGGAAGCCGACGTCGCCGAGGACGACGACCCCTCCGTGAGCGACGAGGTCCCCGAGGCCGACGAGGGGGACGTCGAGGACGTGGTCGTGGAAGCCGAACCGGCGGACGTGGAGAGCTCGGTGACCGACGCGGACGGCGCCGACGAGGTCGACGAAGCCGACTCCACGTCGGACTCCCGGGATGCGGACGGTGCGAACGACGCGGACGACGTGGACGATGCGGACGACGCGAAGGATGCGGGCGACGCGGACGACGCGGTCATCATCGAGGACGAGGGGGACGACCTGGAGGACGGAGCCGCGGCGGACGCCCGCCGGGCGGTGCTCGACGAGGACGAGCGTCAGGCGGTCGACGGCGCCGCCGGGTCGGACGACCCCGGGGAGATCGAGGACGACGCCATCCCGTTCGCGGACGGGACCGAACGGAAAGCGGAGTCGGGCGACGGAAGCGACGAGGGATCCGAGGAGGACGACGGCGGGAAGGACGGCGGCTTCCTGAGCCGACTGTTCCGGTGA